One window of the Microvirga mediterraneensis genome contains the following:
- a CDS encoding replicative DNA helicase, translating to MNMRPEPAEFIEQPHALSAEQGLLGAILHNSDVIDRVRGIVDPEDFHEQVNAAIFRTMCERRDAGENIDGRLVRIAIGDQDLGGITVGEYLARLYAHATTVSNAPDYARAIRHAAMMRKLLAAARDAVAAMSSGAVQDPSRYAAQMIEELDVVATSGTHESLKRVSLGSASQQAIDAALAAREGRIDRGAPYGIPSLDRMTLGMRPGQMIVLAGRPGMGKTTVGVALALNAAKAGHGVYFVSLEMVAQELGERALAAMSFSPRDKQPLSYRDIAKGKDLTDADVWAMQDAQKRLAKLPLTIEQQSGLTISQIAARARQERASMERKGQRLSVIVIDHLGLVKPTGRYSGNRVQELTEITGAIKVLAKELNVAVLVLSQLSREAEKRDDKRPVLSDLRDSGSTEQDADMVMGLFREAYYLEHKSSQTPEDAMKLEACKDIIEVEVLKQRQGPTGRVNLFCAIHCNAVSELSEY from the coding sequence ATGAACATGCGTCCTGAACCTGCGGAATTCATTGAGCAGCCTCATGCCCTCTCGGCTGAGCAGGGGCTCCTCGGGGCCATCCTCCACAATTCCGACGTCATCGACCGGGTTCGCGGCATTGTTGACCCGGAAGACTTCCACGAGCAGGTGAACGCGGCGATCTTCCGGACGATGTGCGAGCGTCGGGACGCCGGCGAGAACATCGACGGCCGCCTCGTGCGGATTGCAATCGGTGATCAGGATCTCGGCGGGATCACGGTCGGCGAGTATCTCGCCCGCTTGTACGCTCATGCCACCACCGTCTCCAACGCTCCCGACTACGCACGGGCGATCCGCCATGCTGCCATGATGCGCAAGCTTCTGGCGGCAGCCCGGGACGCGGTCGCGGCTATGTCTTCCGGCGCCGTGCAGGATCCGTCCCGGTATGCCGCTCAGATGATCGAGGAACTCGACGTTGTCGCGACATCGGGCACACATGAGAGCCTGAAGCGGGTCAGCCTGGGTTCGGCCTCTCAGCAGGCTATTGATGCCGCCCTTGCCGCCCGGGAGGGCCGGATTGATCGTGGCGCCCCCTATGGCATCCCCAGCCTGGATCGGATGACCCTCGGCATGCGCCCGGGGCAGATGATTGTTCTCGCCGGGCGCCCGGGTATGGGCAAGACGACCGTTGGGGTTGCGCTGGCACTCAATGCGGCAAAGGCCGGCCATGGCGTCTATTTCGTTTCCCTTGAAATGGTGGCGCAGGAGCTCGGCGAACGGGCGCTCGCAGCCATGTCCTTCTCCCCGCGGGACAAGCAGCCTCTCAGCTACCGGGATATCGCCAAGGGCAAGGATCTGACCGATGCCGACGTGTGGGCCATGCAGGATGCTCAGAAGCGTCTCGCTAAGCTCCCGCTGACGATTGAACAGCAGTCGGGCCTCACGATCTCTCAGATTGCCGCTCGGGCGCGGCAGGAACGCGCCTCCATGGAGCGCAAGGGGCAGCGCCTGTCGGTCATCGTCATCGATCACCTCGGGCTCGTGAAGCCAACGGGCCGCTATTCCGGCAACCGGGTACAGGAGCTGACCGAGATCACGGGTGCGATCAAGGTTCTGGCCAAGGAGTTGAACGTCGCCGTCCTCGTGCTGTCGCAGCTCTCCCGTGAGGCCGAAAAGCGCGACGACAAGCGCCCAGTCCTGTCCGACCTGCGTGACTCCGGATCGACCGAGCAGGACGCGGACATGGTGATGGGTCTCTTCCGGGAAGCCTATTATCTCGAGCACAAGTCCAGCCAGACGCCCGAAGACGCCATGAAGCTGGAAGCCTGCAAGGACATCATCGAGGTCGAAGTCCTCAAGCAGCGCCAGGGCCCCACGGGACGTGTGAACCTCTTCTGCGCCATCCACTGCAATGCCGTCAGCGAACTGTCCGAGTACTGA
- a CDS encoding DUF1376 domain-containing protein has protein sequence MSQYPSLPLFTDAYIADTAHLTNEEHGAYLRLLMFAWRSPDCALPDDDVKLARMLGLTAKKWASLKVAVMAFWRLEDGRWTTERWHMDVGVHPCRWDRGNWQAIREVILQRDGPVCRYCGDIEGPFDIDHIHPRARGGKNEPSNLTVACCSCNRSKGSRLISEWRQ, from the coding sequence ATGAGCCAGTATCCTTCCCTCCCGCTATTCACAGACGCCTACATTGCCGACACGGCCCACCTGACCAATGAAGAGCATGGAGCCTACCTCCGGCTTCTCATGTTCGCCTGGCGCTCGCCTGATTGCGCGCTGCCTGACGATGATGTGAAGCTGGCCCGAATGCTCGGTCTTACGGCCAAGAAATGGGCCAGTCTGAAGGTCGCTGTAATGGCCTTCTGGCGCCTTGAGGATGGCCGCTGGACAACGGAACGGTGGCACATGGATGTGGGGGTTCACCCATGCCGTTGGGACCGCGGCAATTGGCAGGCGATCAGGGAGGTTATCCTGCAACGGGATGGCCCAGTCTGCCGATACTGCGGCGACATTGAGGGCCCTTTCGATATCGATCACATCCACCCCCGCGCTCGAGGCGGGAAGAACGAGCCCAGCAATCTCACGGTGGCCTGCTGTTCGTGCAATCGGTCAAAAGGAAGCCGTCTTATTTCGGAGTGGCGTCAATGA
- a CDS encoding DUF1376 domain-containing protein has product MSTSKMPWFKCRPDPFLSALAEMDADCQHLYTVVILKIYARGGPIRADVKALATFCRRSVRTVQAALDRLVEMGRLTLSDGQISNPAAERELADRDSVSNSRSQNGKLGGEMSGISRKEKAQHNQQRPEANASDSGSKTKQERSDKDKEEEKKEESARTGAQMPQNMQARMLAELPPGVDWPIRISVKLQPIFECLEAGADFEKHVLPVIHEEAKNAHAAGRKLSSWENVVPQIMAAVEREKRPSPTKADTGFTDEMWDRALEGWKRTKYWPYGKWSLAPDMPGCKVPAHILAAHGCGRVAA; this is encoded by the coding sequence ATGAGCACGAGCAAGATGCCTTGGTTCAAGTGCAGGCCTGATCCCTTCCTCTCCGCACTCGCTGAAATGGATGCTGATTGCCAGCATCTCTACACAGTCGTGATCCTGAAGATTTATGCGCGTGGGGGGCCCATCCGCGCCGATGTCAAGGCTCTGGCCACGTTCTGCCGGCGCTCCGTCCGGACGGTGCAGGCTGCCCTCGATCGCTTAGTTGAGATGGGGCGGCTGACCCTTTCCGATGGGCAGATTTCTAACCCTGCCGCCGAACGCGAACTGGCCGACCGAGACAGCGTGTCTAATTCCCGTTCCCAGAATGGTAAATTGGGTGGAGAAATGAGCGGCATCTCTCGCAAGGAAAAAGCTCAGCATAATCAACAGCGACCCGAAGCAAATGCTTCAGATTCTGGAAGCAAAACGAAGCAAGAACGAAGCGATAAAGATAAAGAAGAAGAGAAGAAGGAAGAGAGCGCGCGGACGGGCGCTCAAATGCCTCAGAACATGCAGGCCCGCATGCTGGCTGAGCTGCCTCCTGGGGTGGACTGGCCAATCCGGATTTCGGTGAAACTGCAACCCATCTTCGAATGCCTGGAAGCCGGGGCCGATTTCGAGAAGCACGTCCTGCCGGTTATCCACGAAGAGGCCAAGAACGCTCACGCGGCAGGCCGGAAGCTGTCGTCCTGGGAGAACGTGGTCCCGCAGATCATGGCTGCCGTCGAGCGTGAGAAGCGCCCGTCTCCGACGAAGGCGGATACCGGCTTCACCGACGAGATGTGGGACAGGGCGCTGGAAGGCTGGAAACGGACGAAATACTGGCCCTACGGCAAGTGGAGCCTCGCCCCTGACATGCCCGGCTGCAAGGTGCCTGCGCACATCCTGGCGGCCCATGGCTGCGGGAGGGTGGCAGCATGA
- a CDS encoding MT-A70 family methyltransferase, producing the protein MINLPLFAYDLVMCDPPWRWETYSAKGQEKSPEAQYGTMSFDEIEALRVGDLLAPGGVLFLWCTWPLIERQAAVMRRWGIEPKTGGAWAKRTPAGKLRWGTGYILRSVCEPFLVGTLPDAGVRGASLTNLIETVEHALIDGIAREHSRKPEEAYSLLEALSPNARRADIFARQSRPGWDAWGNESTKFDGVAA; encoded by the coding sequence ATGATCAACCTCCCGCTGTTCGCCTATGATTTGGTGATGTGCGACCCGCCATGGCGCTGGGAAACCTACTCCGCCAAGGGGCAGGAGAAATCACCTGAGGCTCAGTACGGCACGATGTCCTTTGACGAGATCGAAGCCCTGCGGGTCGGTGATCTGCTCGCCCCGGGTGGCGTCCTCTTCCTGTGGTGCACCTGGCCTCTAATCGAGCGGCAGGCTGCAGTCATGCGCAGATGGGGCATCGAGCCCAAAACTGGAGGCGCATGGGCCAAGCGCACGCCGGCCGGCAAACTCCGCTGGGGCACCGGGTACATCCTGCGCAGCGTGTGTGAGCCCTTCCTCGTCGGCACTCTGCCTGATGCCGGTGTGAGGGGCGCTTCGCTGACGAACCTCATCGAGACTGTCGAGCACGCCCTTATCGACGGAATCGCCCGCGAACACTCGAGGAAGCCGGAAGAGGCTTACTCGCTGCTTGAGGCCCTGTCTCCGAATGCCCGCAGAGCAGACATCTTCGCCCGCCAATCCCGACCGGGCTGGGATGCCTGGGGCAACGAGTCCACGAAATTTGACGGAGTAGCAGCATGA
- the nusG gene encoding transcription termination/antitermination protein NusG — MTNLPRFGLSDFPGQVHYARARIRPRALRTPVVSPTWYVVLTNPKCEERAMAGLNALGYATFLPTETVWARVPKHRQKEGQSKKVKVTRPLFPGYLFFGLDKGVHPFEPVRLTDGVYSVLMNNGEYVAMPAGAIDRMREAEELGEHDKTIRLAEKLAELIGKQVAVPEGFLAGFVATIKKATEKGAEGEVIHNGKRVRVRIGLESLQGLE, encoded by the coding sequence ATGACGAACCTCCCCCGCTTCGGCCTGTCTGACTTCCCTGGTCAGGTTCACTATGCGAGAGCACGGATCCGCCCCCGTGCCCTTCGCACGCCCGTCGTCTCTCCGACATGGTATGTCGTCCTGACCAATCCTAAGTGCGAGGAGAGGGCGATGGCAGGGCTCAATGCTCTCGGCTATGCCACGTTCCTGCCGACAGAGACGGTATGGGCTCGCGTCCCCAAGCATCGGCAGAAGGAAGGCCAGTCCAAGAAGGTAAAGGTCACGCGCCCTCTCTTCCCGGGCTACCTGTTCTTCGGGCTCGACAAGGGAGTCCATCCCTTTGAGCCGGTTCGTCTCACCGATGGCGTCTATTCGGTCCTCATGAACAACGGCGAGTATGTCGCCATGCCTGCCGGCGCTATCGACCGGATGAGAGAGGCCGAGGAACTCGGAGAACACGACAAGACGATCAGGCTGGCTGAGAAGCTGGCCGAGCTGATCGGAAAGCAGGTGGCGGTTCCTGAAGGCTTCCTCGCTGGCTTCGTCGCCACGATCAAGAAGGCGACAGAGAAGGGAGCCGAGGGCGAAGTCATCCACAACGGGAAGAGGGTCAGGGTCAGGATAGGACTTGAATCCTTGCAGGGGCTAGAGTAG
- a CDS encoding GIY-YIG nuclease family protein, whose amino-acid sequence MSDFPIGFYVYQLVDPRSGLPFYVGKGQGRRAWDHQRAVKTGKSGGNTRKVAKIQEILKSGQDVEVRIVAVYDTEVEALDHEFRLVDADPTLTNVMPGGCGRVESPEWARRRSEMQRRKLLGQRGQMLQAATERDLERSHRMITRVSAPSKQSDEVENWYSSLPEKDKIALARANPTTKRQHKARVRAERLVRDLAALAPQGTAKAAVPGVKLSREPKHRKRARLKRLAAMSGPA is encoded by the coding sequence ATGAGTGATTTCCCGATTGGCTTTTATGTATATCAGCTCGTTGATCCGCGCAGCGGGCTGCCTTTCTACGTAGGCAAAGGGCAGGGGCGACGGGCCTGGGACCATCAGCGAGCCGTCAAGACTGGGAAGTCGGGCGGGAATACTCGCAAGGTCGCCAAGATCCAAGAAATTCTGAAGTCTGGGCAGGATGTCGAGGTCCGCATCGTCGCGGTCTATGATACCGAGGTGGAAGCCCTCGATCATGAGTTCCGTTTAGTAGATGCCGACCCGACGCTGACAAACGTGATGCCGGGCGGCTGCGGACGAGTCGAGAGCCCGGAATGGGCGCGGCGCAGATCCGAAATGCAGCGCCGGAAGCTGTTGGGGCAGCGTGGTCAGATGCTCCAAGCCGCAACGGAACGGGATCTGGAAAGATCCCATCGTATGATCACGCGAGTCTCTGCGCCCAGCAAGCAGAGCGATGAAGTAGAGAATTGGTACTCATCGCTGCCCGAGAAAGACAAAATTGCTCTCGCTCGCGCTAACCCAACAACCAAGCGCCAGCACAAAGCTAGGGTGAGGGCTGAGCGGTTGGTGCGGGATTTGGCCGCTTTAGCGCCGCAAGGCACCGCAAAGGCCGCCGTCCCAGGCGTTAAGCTGTCGAGAGAGCCCAAGCACAGGAAAAGGGCTAGGCTGAAGCGCCTGGCTGCGATGTCAGGCCCGGCCTAG
- a CDS encoding phage terminase large subunit, with translation MVDCPLPEIFFGGARGGGKTDGVLGKWALKEKRYGAAFNAVMFRKTTVSSEDAIERSREIFGPLGGKFNEAKLRWRMPNGGRVSFAYLDSVKDAQEYQGRNLTDAWVEEAGQYDSPDAIDRLFGVLRSAQGVPVQLILTANPGGPGQHWIRERYKLNPFPRGPKLVTRLLSNGNVHKMAVIPSRITDNKVMLASDPQYIDRLHLVGSAQLVKAWLDGDWTAIEGAFFGEWSEQRHVIEPFRIPDDWLRFRSMDWGSASPFSVGWWAVVGDDHRIPGLQGTLPRGALVRYREWYGASGPNKGLKLTAEEVGAGIKSREGGEKITYGVLDPAAFAEDGGPSIASRLMTKSVVFRPADNKRVASRGAMGGWDIMRQRLKGQDGVPMIYCFSTCEASIRTIPVLQHDQSRPEDLDTNTEDHAADEWRYACMSRPWVPVTAQPKKPDSGYRSTGSKVSRSWR, from the coding sequence TTGGTCGATTGCCCGCTGCCCGAGATCTTCTTCGGCGGGGCTCGTGGAGGAGGGAAGACTGACGGTGTTCTTGGCAAGTGGGCTCTGAAGGAGAAGAGATACGGGGCGGCCTTCAACGCCGTCATGTTCCGAAAGACCACGGTTTCGTCAGAGGACGCTATCGAACGCTCCCGAGAGATCTTCGGCCCCTTGGGTGGCAAGTTCAACGAGGCCAAGTTACGCTGGCGGATGCCAAATGGAGGGCGCGTCTCCTTCGCCTATCTGGATAGCGTCAAGGACGCCCAAGAGTACCAGGGCCGCAACCTGACCGACGCCTGGGTCGAAGAGGCGGGCCAGTACGATAGCCCAGATGCCATCGACCGGCTTTTCGGTGTCTTGCGTTCGGCTCAAGGCGTCCCGGTTCAGCTGATCCTCACTGCCAACCCGGGCGGCCCAGGTCAGCACTGGATCCGAGAGAGATACAAGCTCAACCCGTTCCCGAGAGGCCCGAAGCTCGTCACCCGGCTTCTCTCGAACGGCAACGTGCACAAGATGGCGGTCATTCCGTCCCGCATCACCGACAACAAGGTCATGCTGGCGAGTGACCCGCAGTACATCGACCGCCTTCATCTCGTCGGCTCAGCGCAACTCGTGAAGGCCTGGCTGGATGGTGACTGGACGGCAATCGAAGGCGCGTTCTTCGGAGAGTGGAGCGAACAGCGGCATGTCATCGAGCCATTCCGGATACCTGACGATTGGCTTCGTTTCCGGTCTATGGACTGGGGCTCTGCTAGTCCTTTCTCTGTCGGCTGGTGGGCTGTCGTTGGGGACGATCATCGCATTCCTGGCCTTCAAGGGACTCTTCCTCGGGGCGCTTTGGTGCGTTACCGCGAATGGTATGGAGCCTCGGGCCCGAACAAAGGACTAAAGCTCACGGCCGAAGAGGTAGGAGCCGGCATCAAGTCCCGAGAGGGCGGAGAGAAGATCACCTACGGCGTTCTCGACCCGGCAGCCTTCGCAGAGGACGGCGGCCCATCGATTGCCTCGCGCCTGATGACGAAGAGCGTCGTCTTTCGACCTGCCGATAACAAGCGTGTCGCCTCGCGTGGCGCCATGGGCGGCTGGGACATCATGCGCCAGCGGCTCAAGGGCCAAGACGGCGTTCCGATGATCTACTGCTTCTCGACCTGTGAGGCGTCGATCCGAACCATTCCGGTCCTGCAGCATGATCAGAGCCGGCCGGAAGATCTCGACACGAACACCGAGGACCACGCCGCGGACGAATGGCGCTACGCCTGCATGTCCCGCCCGTGGGTTCCCGTCACCGCACAACCCAAGAAGCCCGATAGCGGCTATCGCTCTACAGGTTCCAAGGTATCCCGTTCATGGCGCTAA
- a CDS encoding DUF4043 family protein, which yields MVAMTPPDNLVVQKWRKSVWRDYQRDNLFSEFMGNGNTAVIHRINELKDEGEEITIPLFMVPQAGGVTGDQTLVGNEHDLKHYGWKVRIDWWRDAVLLNKKQMRRSVVDQMEEVRPALTQIAANRLRDDIIRAFHNVGQGDLGTTPDVANVNGVYYPKATVGQKNTWHDANKDRVVYGALRSNFVAGDHAASLANVDAVNDKFNAKALKMMKRMAKKASPHISPIQIEGGREYFGIFVGSNLFRDFSNDPDVIAANKDARARGVDSNPIFQDGDLILNGVWVREIPEMDDLATITGAGAAGINVAPAWLVGRQALGYAVGQLPKPTERKEDDYGFVIGRGIETCYGIGKTQFRNRELGETSPLKDWGCVTGFFASVDDA from the coding sequence ATGGTCGCAATGACCCCTCCGGACAATCTTGTCGTTCAGAAGTGGCGCAAATCAGTATGGCGCGACTATCAGCGCGACAACCTGTTCTCCGAATTCATGGGGAACGGGAACACCGCCGTCATCCATCGCATCAACGAACTGAAGGACGAGGGCGAGGAAATCACCATCCCGCTCTTCATGGTCCCTCAGGCCGGTGGCGTGACGGGTGATCAGACCCTCGTCGGCAACGAGCACGACCTCAAGCACTATGGCTGGAAGGTCCGCATCGACTGGTGGCGTGACGCTGTGCTTCTCAACAAGAAGCAGATGCGCCGTTCCGTCGTCGATCAGATGGAAGAGGTTCGCCCCGCTCTGACCCAGATCGCGGCTAACCGCCTCCGGGACGACATCATTCGCGCCTTCCACAACGTGGGGCAGGGTGATCTCGGCACGACGCCGGATGTGGCGAACGTGAACGGCGTCTACTATCCGAAAGCGACGGTGGGCCAGAAGAACACCTGGCACGACGCCAACAAGGACCGGGTCGTCTATGGCGCCCTTCGGTCGAACTTCGTTGCTGGCGACCATGCCGCCTCTCTGGCGAACGTGGATGCCGTCAACGACAAGTTCAACGCGAAGGCGCTGAAGATGATGAAGCGGATGGCCAAGAAGGCCTCTCCGCACATCTCGCCGATCCAGATCGAGGGCGGCCGTGAGTATTTCGGCATCTTCGTCGGCTCCAACCTCTTCCGGGACTTCTCCAACGATCCGGATGTGATCGCGGCCAACAAGGACGCCCGCGCTCGTGGCGTGGACTCCAACCCGATCTTCCAGGACGGCGATCTGATCCTGAACGGCGTCTGGGTCCGCGAAATCCCCGAGATGGACGACCTTGCCACGATCACTGGTGCGGGCGCTGCCGGCATCAACGTCGCGCCGGCGTGGCTCGTGGGCCGTCAGGCGCTCGGCTATGCCGTTGGTCAGCTCCCCAAGCCGACCGAGCGCAAAGAGGACGATTACGGCTTCGTCATCGGCCGCGGCATCGAGACCTGCTACGGCATCGGCAAGACGCAGTTCCGCAACCGCGAGCTCGGCGAGACCTCTCCGCTCAAGGATTGGGGCTGCGTAACGGGATTTTTTGCTTCGGTTGACGACGCCTAA
- a CDS encoding HNH endonuclease: MGLKGVLGCENVYAVSRDGKVFRISTYGTKPKPIMKPCALREKRGYLIAHFSVDGVASDRSVHRMVWEAFNGPIPKGMQINHLNGIKTDNRLENLEICTPSKNSEHKFRVLNHPAPNNPNPGTRNGAAKLTEDQVRQIRRLSAEGMLQHEIGAMFGISQVMAGKIARRENWRHVTDD, encoded by the coding sequence ATGGGATTGAAGGGTGTCTTAGGCTGCGAGAATGTTTACGCAGTCAGCAGAGACGGAAAAGTCTTTCGCATCTCTACTTATGGCACGAAGCCAAAGCCGATCATGAAACCTTGCGCTCTACGAGAAAAGCGGGGCTATCTGATCGCCCATTTTAGCGTCGATGGTGTCGCATCGGATCGAAGTGTGCATCGGATGGTCTGGGAAGCCTTCAATGGCCCGATCCCCAAGGGGATGCAGATCAACCATTTGAATGGCATCAAGACTGATAACCGGCTTGAGAACCTCGAAATTTGCACTCCATCCAAGAACTCAGAGCACAAATTCAGGGTGCTTAATCATCCGGCCCCGAATAACCCTAACCCGGGCACAAGAAACGGTGCCGCCAAACTCACTGAGGATCAGGTTCGCCAAATCCGTCGATTGTCCGCCGAAGGCATGCTCCAACACGAGATTGGAGCCATGTTCGGCATCTCTCAGGTCATGGCTGGCAAGATTGCTCGTCGTGAGAATTGGCGGCACGTCACGGATGATTAG
- a CDS encoding HNH endonuclease, whose protein sequence is MTSKQSRAPKPLPSVDALKRALEYFPDTGVIVWRRREDRGKDWNAHYAGKIAGCNSGNGYLQIRFEGKGYRYHRVAWALHHGEDPGDSLIDHADGNPLNNCISNLRLASRSDNQRNCKAQSAKWPKGVKFDHSRQKFKAHIRVNGRRFESRRYDTPEQAHEAYKAMALKYHGEFARFK, encoded by the coding sequence ATGACAAGCAAACAATCCCGCGCTCCGAAGCCGCTCCCGTCAGTTGATGCACTAAAGAGGGCACTGGAATACTTCCCCGACACAGGCGTCATCGTTTGGCGTCGGCGGGAGGATCGGGGCAAAGACTGGAATGCCCACTACGCTGGGAAAATCGCGGGTTGCAATTCAGGTAATGGTTATTTGCAGATCCGGTTTGAGGGCAAAGGCTATCGCTACCATCGGGTGGCATGGGCTCTGCATCACGGGGAAGATCCTGGCGACAGTCTGATTGATCATGCGGACGGTAACCCGTTGAACAATTGCATCAGCAATCTTCGTCTCGCTTCGCGTTCGGATAACCAACGAAACTGCAAGGCGCAGTCCGCGAAATGGCCCAAGGGCGTCAAGTTCGATCACTCTCGCCAGAAGTTCAAAGCACACATCAGGGTCAACGGCCGTCGCTTTGAAAGCCGGCGCTACGACACACCCGAGCAGGCGCACGAAGCATACAAGGCTATGGCACTGAAGTACCACGGCGAGTTCGCAAGATTTAAATGA